Proteins encoded together in one Rossellomorea sp. y25 window:
- a CDS encoding acetyl-CoA carboxylase biotin carboxylase subunit, whose amino-acid sequence MHKILIANRGEIASRIIKTCKQLNIQTVAVYSDADQDMPFVKEADIAHRIGESQVNRSYLVVDNILDVAKKEKVDGIHPGYGLLSENADFARRVAEEGITFIGPAHDIIEKMGDKVEARRVMHEASVPVVPGSDGGVETLDAAKRVASDIGYPVMLKASGGGGGIGMIRCENEQALVQSFDSTKNRAKAYFGKEEVFLEKCIENARHIEVQIFGDHHGNLVHLFERNCSVQRRNQKVIEESPSPALSQETKEKMFAAAVQAGKAVNYTNAGTVEFIVDVDENFYFLEMNTRLQVEHPVTETITGLDLVKWQLLVASGEPLPLCKQEEISVKGHAIEFRVYAEDPKTFYPSPGQLMTLRWGKGEDVRIDSGYEEGNKVTPFYDPMISKCIIKGNDRQDALHKAKVFFEGVTIEGVKTNVTLFKEIIEDKGFIKGSYTTKWLQDFLTANRT is encoded by the coding sequence GTGCATAAGATTCTAATTGCAAATAGGGGAGAAATTGCTTCAAGAATTATTAAAACCTGTAAACAACTAAACATTCAAACAGTCGCGGTTTATTCCGATGCAGATCAGGATATGCCCTTCGTTAAAGAAGCGGATATTGCACACCGCATAGGTGAATCACAAGTGAATCGCTCATACTTGGTAGTGGACAATATACTTGATGTAGCAAAAAAGGAAAAAGTGGATGGAATCCATCCCGGGTATGGTCTCCTATCAGAAAATGCAGACTTTGCCAGAAGAGTTGCAGAAGAAGGCATCACCTTTATCGGGCCGGCTCATGACATTATTGAAAAGATGGGCGACAAGGTGGAAGCTAGAAGAGTGATGCATGAAGCGTCTGTACCGGTCGTACCAGGAAGTGATGGAGGGGTCGAAACCCTTGATGCTGCCAAGCGTGTAGCAAGCGATATTGGCTATCCCGTCATGTTGAAGGCCAGTGGTGGAGGCGGGGGAATCGGAATGATCCGGTGTGAAAATGAGCAAGCGCTCGTTCAAAGCTTCGATTCTACTAAAAACCGGGCTAAAGCCTATTTCGGGAAAGAGGAAGTCTTTCTTGAGAAATGTATTGAAAATGCGAGACACATCGAAGTGCAAATCTTTGGAGATCATCATGGGAATTTGGTGCATCTTTTTGAGCGGAATTGTTCTGTACAAAGAAGAAATCAAAAAGTGATAGAAGAATCACCTTCTCCCGCGCTTTCTCAAGAAACGAAGGAGAAGATGTTTGCCGCTGCTGTACAGGCAGGTAAGGCAGTCAACTATACGAATGCTGGAACAGTTGAGTTTATTGTTGATGTAGATGAAAATTTTTATTTTCTGGAAATGAATACTCGACTGCAAGTAGAACATCCGGTCACTGAAACCATCACGGGATTAGATTTAGTGAAGTGGCAGCTTTTAGTAGCTTCCGGAGAGCCCCTTCCTCTATGCAAACAGGAGGAAATCTCTGTTAAGGGTCATGCAATTGAGTTTAGAGTTTATGCCGAGGATCCGAAGACGTTTTACCCGTCTCCAGGTCAGTTAATGACCTTGCGATGGGGAAAAGGAGAAGATGTTCGAATCGACAGCGGATATGAAGAAGGAAACAAGGTCACTCCATTCTATGATCCGATGATTTCCAAATGCATCATCAAAGGAAACGATCGTCAAGATGCATTACATAAAGCCAAGGTCTTCTTTGAAGGGGTAACGATTGAAGGAGTCAAAACGAATGTCACTCTATTCAAGGAAATCATTGAAGATAAAGGCTTTATCAAAGGGTCTTACACCACGAAATGGCTACAGGACTTCTTGACAGCCAACCGCACGTAA
- a CDS encoding biotin/lipoyl-binding carrier protein, which yields MKEITSSMAGTVLNVLVEQGGEVSVGDTVLMLESMKMEIPVEAEAGGKVSEIKVSVGDFVNEGDVLLVIES from the coding sequence ATGAAGGAAATTACATCATCAATGGCAGGAACGGTTTTAAATGTACTGGTAGAACAAGGTGGAGAAGTGTCTGTAGGAGATACTGTATTAATGCTTGAATCAATGAAAATGGAAATTCCCGTTGAAGCCGAAGCGGGAGGGAAAGTTTCGGAAATTAAGGTTAGTGTAGGGGATTTCGTTAATGAAGGAGATGTATTACTCGTTATTGAAAGTTAA
- a CDS encoding acyl-CoA carboxylase subunit beta yields the protein MSTSKTIINTLEEKRERIASGGQPKYHEKLKEQKKMFVRDRLQQLFDNGDYQEDGMFANNKAEDLPADGVVTAIGKVGGQTVCVMANDSTVKAGSWGARTVEKIIRIQETALNLKVPIFYLVDSAGARITDQLEMFPNRRGAGKIFHNQVKMSGMVPQICVLFGPSAAGGAYIPAFCDIVIMVDGNASMYLGSPRMAEKVIGEKVTLEEMGGARMHCTVSGCGDLLAASEEEAIEEAKRYLSYFPANYQQKPAVKDGLAPKHEKLLEDIIPEHQNAPFNMYDCIDTLIDEGSFFEMKKLFAPELITGFGRMDGKVVGIIANQPKVKGGVLFHDSADKGAKFIQLCDAFHIPLLFLADVPGFMIGTKVERAGIIRHGAKLIAAMSSATVTKISVIVRKAYGAGLYAMAGPAFDPDVCIALPTAQIAVMGPEAAVNAVYSNKIQAIEDPKERIQYVQEKQKEYKEHIDIYKLASELIVDEITAPNELRSVLIQRYKLYETKEVQFSERKHPVYPV from the coding sequence ATGTCGACATCTAAAACGATCATCAACACTCTCGAGGAAAAGAGAGAAAGGATTGCTTCGGGTGGTCAGCCGAAATATCATGAGAAATTGAAAGAACAGAAAAAGATGTTTGTTCGAGATCGACTTCAACAACTATTTGATAATGGGGATTATCAAGAAGATGGTATGTTTGCAAACAATAAGGCAGAAGATTTACCTGCTGACGGCGTTGTAACAGCAATCGGTAAAGTAGGTGGACAGACCGTTTGTGTAATGGCCAATGATTCCACTGTTAAAGCTGGATCCTGGGGAGCGAGAACCGTTGAGAAAATCATCCGAATACAAGAAACCGCCCTTAATTTGAAAGTGCCTATCTTCTATTTAGTGGATTCGGCCGGAGCCCGTATTACCGATCAGTTAGAAATGTTCCCTAATCGACGTGGGGCAGGTAAGATTTTTCACAATCAAGTGAAAATGTCAGGGATGGTTCCGCAAATATGTGTTCTTTTTGGTCCGTCGGCAGCTGGTGGGGCATATATCCCTGCTTTTTGTGACATAGTGATCATGGTGGATGGGAATGCCTCTATGTATCTTGGTTCTCCTCGTATGGCAGAGAAAGTGATCGGTGAGAAGGTAACGCTTGAAGAAATGGGTGGTGCAAGAATGCACTGCACTGTCAGTGGGTGTGGAGATCTTCTTGCAGCTTCTGAAGAGGAAGCGATTGAAGAAGCGAAGAGATATTTAAGTTATTTCCCAGCGAATTATCAACAGAAGCCTGCCGTCAAGGATGGTCTTGCCCCTAAGCATGAGAAGCTGTTAGAAGACATTATCCCGGAACATCAAAATGCGCCTTTTAACATGTACGATTGCATCGATACATTGATCGATGAAGGCAGCTTCTTTGAAATGAAAAAACTCTTTGCACCTGAATTGATCACAGGCTTCGGCCGCATGGATGGTAAAGTGGTGGGGATCATTGCCAATCAGCCAAAGGTAAAGGGAGGAGTACTTTTCCACGATTCTGCAGACAAAGGGGCAAAATTCATCCAGTTATGTGATGCCTTCCATATTCCTTTATTATTCCTTGCAGATGTACCTGGGTTTATGATCGGGACAAAAGTAGAGAGAGCCGGGATTATTCGCCATGGAGCAAAGTTGATTGCTGCCATGAGCTCTGCAACGGTTACGAAGATATCCGTCATTGTAAGAAAAGCATACGGCGCCGGTCTATACGCAATGGCAGGTCCAGCTTTTGATCCTGATGTTTGTATTGCCCTCCCTACTGCACAAATTGCAGTAATGGGACCGGAAGCAGCCGTAAATGCTGTTTATTCAAATAAGATACAAGCTATCGAAGATCCAAAAGAGAGAATACAGTATGTACAGGAAAAGCAGAAGGAATATAAAGAGCATATCGATATTTATAAATTGGCATCGGAATTAATAGTAGATGAAATTACAGCACCGAATGAGTTGCGTTCCGTATTAATTCAACGTTATAAGCTCTATGAAACCAAAGAAGTTCAATTTAGTGAGAGAAAACATCCCGTATATCCTGTTTAG
- a CDS encoding 2-dehydropantoate 2-reductase, with product MKIGIIGGGAVGLLFAGYLGQKFDVTLLVRREGQVQSLLMNGINVHRETSSFTTQVHSDLLTEVPLEFDLVIVAVKEYDLKSLENVLELMDKRQPLLFLQNGIGHLDWVKSLPHQNLLAGSVEHGSLKENDHTLHHLGDGKTNLALIKGEWGVMEELVSQSIPSFPFLLKQDFEEMLLTKLFVNVLINPLTALTRLTNGKLVENPHLHQLQMDLFQELLRLFPQMEGIISFEAVEKICTNTYQNRSSMLKDIESGRKTEIESILGVLLEKAHKEHHFVPIMNVVYRLVKGIEREGLGG from the coding sequence ATGAAAATAGGAATCATTGGAGGAGGAGCAGTCGGCCTTTTATTTGCAGGGTATTTGGGCCAGAAGTTTGATGTCACTCTCCTTGTAAGGAGAGAAGGGCAGGTTCAGTCCCTGTTAATGAATGGCATAAATGTACATAGGGAAACCTCTTCATTCACAACACAAGTCCATTCGGATCTTCTTACAGAAGTTCCCTTGGAATTTGACCTAGTGATTGTGGCAGTAAAGGAATATGATTTAAAGTCCTTGGAAAATGTGTTAGAGCTTATGGATAAGCGTCAACCACTACTATTCCTTCAAAATGGTATTGGGCACCTGGATTGGGTGAAATCATTGCCCCACCAAAATTTACTTGCTGGTTCGGTAGAGCATGGCTCTTTGAAAGAAAACGACCACACTCTCCATCATTTAGGAGACGGAAAGACAAATCTCGCTTTAATTAAAGGAGAATGGGGAGTTATGGAAGAATTAGTATCACAGAGCATTCCTTCCTTTCCATTTTTATTAAAACAAGACTTCGAGGAAATGCTCCTAACCAAGCTATTTGTAAATGTACTAATTAACCCTCTAACGGCTTTAACCCGGTTAACGAACGGGAAGCTGGTTGAAAACCCACACTTGCATCAATTACAAATGGATTTATTCCAGGAACTGCTTCGCCTCTTTCCACAAATGGAAGGGATTATTTCCTTTGAAGCGGTTGAAAAAATTTGCACCAATACATACCAAAACAGATCTTCCATGTTAAAAGACATTGAATCCGGTAGGAAAACAGAAATAGAGTCTATCTTAGGCGTTCTACTTGAAAAAGCACATAAAGAACACCATTTTGTACCCATCATGAATGTCGTTTACAGATTAGTTAAAGGAATTGAAAGAGAAGGTCTGGGGGGATAA
- a CDS encoding DUF3397 domain-containing protein: MASIFSTIIAIFVMIPFLGYFISFILAKEIMKNHRKAVHLAIDITTFLLIVSVHFIVIAIWQTSYLWLIFLVICSIGVLFAIMYWKAKGEIHYPKVLRGFWRMNFLLFFTAYITLMITGLVLRILELY, translated from the coding sequence ATGGCTTCGATTTTTTCGACCATCATTGCCATATTTGTAATGATCCCATTTTTGGGATATTTCATCAGTTTCATTCTAGCGAAAGAAATCATGAAGAACCATCGGAAAGCTGTTCATTTGGCGATTGATATTACGACTTTTCTACTAATCGTCTCTGTTCACTTTATTGTCATTGCCATTTGGCAAACTTCTTACCTATGGCTTATTTTCCTTGTAATTTGCTCCATTGGCGTTCTATTTGCCATCATGTATTGGAAGGCAAAGGGGGAAATCCATTACCCTAAGGTATTGAGAGGTTTCTGGCGGATGAACTTCCTGTTATTCTTTACGGCTTATATAACGTTAATGATTACAGGACTGGTCCTCCGTATCCTAGAATTATATTAG
- the bshC gene encoding bacillithiol biosynthesis cysteine-adding enzyme BshC — protein sequence MELESLNIPAINQFASQYLKQEEPVTSFFHYNVNSSSVYSDRMKDLDSRQFQREDLAECISSYMKSLPSSEKVEESLGKLRNNAVTVIAGQQAGLLTGPLYTIHKIISVIQLARQQEAELKHPVVPVFWIAGEDHDYQEVNHIYVENGSKVEKVGYPERVLEKKMTSHITYTKPVMKKWLDDILMILGETQHTKQLASELTEMIDEEEDIVRFFAHFVMSLFKDFGLLVIDSAYPLLRKLESRHFHHLIESSQSISDAVFEQQEEIRKNGYSTQLDISPAAANLFIQLKNERALLEREGNTFFEKNSGKTYSSVELLSILEESPESFSNNVVTRPMMQEWLFPTLAFVAGPGEIAYWGELKKAFELVDLKMPPVVPRLNITIVEREIDKRIHDLQLTLHGVITEGVSTARDAFWKSLERPALKLEMQEIQEELQRKYERIREQALSIDQGLHPIIEKNLEFHLSQFDYLRNKVDKALKDKHSLTFNQFMKVENSIRPNEGPQERTWNVLYFLNKYGPNFVRDLTLQDFTFDGTHKVVYI from the coding sequence ATGGAATTGGAAAGCTTAAACATTCCAGCAATAAATCAGTTTGCCTCTCAATACTTAAAACAAGAAGAGCCCGTCACTTCTTTTTTCCACTATAACGTAAACAGTTCTTCAGTCTATTCAGATCGCATGAAAGATTTAGATTCGAGACAATTTCAGAGAGAAGATCTTGCAGAATGTATTTCTTCTTACATGAAGTCATTGCCATCATCTGAAAAGGTTGAAGAATCGTTGGGGAAATTGAGAAACAATGCCGTAACCGTCATCGCCGGACAACAGGCAGGTCTGCTGACTGGCCCACTCTACACGATACATAAAATCATTTCTGTCATTCAATTAGCCAGACAGCAGGAAGCCGAGTTAAAGCATCCTGTGGTTCCTGTTTTTTGGATTGCAGGAGAAGATCATGATTATCAAGAAGTCAATCATATATACGTAGAAAACGGATCAAAGGTTGAAAAGGTAGGATATCCGGAGAGAGTATTAGAGAAAAAAATGACCTCTCATATTACGTATACGAAACCAGTGATGAAGAAATGGCTTGATGATATACTAATGATACTGGGAGAAACACAGCATACAAAACAACTGGCATCGGAACTTACTGAAATGATTGATGAAGAAGAGGATATTGTTCGATTCTTTGCCCACTTTGTGATGAGCTTATTCAAAGATTTCGGCTTATTGGTGATTGATTCTGCCTATCCTTTACTAAGGAAGCTTGAATCAAGACATTTTCACCATTTGATTGAAAGCAGTCAATCCATATCGGATGCGGTGTTTGAGCAACAAGAAGAAATCCGCAAAAATGGATATAGTACTCAATTAGACATTTCCCCTGCAGCTGCCAATCTCTTTATTCAACTTAAGAACGAAAGGGCTTTGTTAGAAAGAGAAGGGAATACGTTCTTTGAAAAGAATAGTGGTAAAACTTATTCGAGTGTGGAGCTGCTATCCATTCTGGAAGAAAGTCCAGAATCATTCAGTAATAACGTGGTCACGAGACCTATGATGCAGGAATGGTTATTTCCAACTCTCGCATTTGTTGCCGGACCTGGTGAAATTGCCTATTGGGGCGAATTGAAAAAAGCCTTTGAACTTGTAGATTTAAAAATGCCGCCGGTCGTCCCGAGATTAAATATTACCATCGTGGAACGTGAAATAGATAAGAGAATTCATGACCTTCAATTGACGCTCCATGGAGTGATTACGGAAGGTGTTTCTACTGCTCGTGATGCTTTTTGGAAATCCCTCGAGCGTCCCGCTTTAAAGTTGGAAATGCAAGAAATCCAGGAAGAACTCCAGCGTAAGTATGAGAGAATTCGCGAACAGGCGCTTAGTATTGATCAAGGATTACATCCGATAATTGAAAAGAACCTTGAATTCCACTTGAGTCAGTTCGATTATTTACGTAACAAAGTGGATAAAGCCCTGAAAGATAAGCACTCATTAACCTTTAATCAGTTTATGAAGGTGGAAAACAGCATCAGGCCAAATGAAGGACCGCAGGAAAGAACGTGGAATGTTCTCTATTTCTTAAACAAATACGGACCCAACTTCGTAAGAGACCTGACACTTCAAGATTTCACCTTTGACGGAACTCATAAAGTGGTATATATCTGA
- the mraZ gene encoding division/cell wall cluster transcriptional repressor MraZ gives MFMGEYQHNIDNKGRLIVPAKFRDHLGDSFVITRGLDQCLFGYPMDEWRALEDKLKALPLTKKDARAFTRFFFSGATESELDKTGRVNIPATLVNYAQLDKECIILGVSNRIEIWSKSLWEDYFTQSEDSFAELAENMVGFDI, from the coding sequence ATGTTCATGGGCGAATATCAACATAACATTGATAATAAAGGCCGTTTAATCGTACCTGCCAAGTTCCGTGATCACCTCGGAGATTCATTTGTCATTACCCGAGGGTTGGATCAATGTTTATTTGGTTATCCCATGGATGAGTGGCGAGCTCTTGAAGACAAGCTCAAAGCCCTACCACTGACAAAGAAAGACGCCCGTGCCTTCACTCGATTCTTCTTCTCGGGAGCGACTGAGAGTGAATTAGACAAAACAGGTAGGGTGAATATTCCTGCTACACTTGTGAATTATGCACAATTGGATAAAGAATGCATTATTTTAGGAGTTTCCAATCGAATTGAGATTTGGAGTAAATCATTATGGGAAGACTATTTCACACAGTCTGAAGATTCATTTGCTGAGCTTGCAGAGAATATGGTAGGGTTTGATATTTGA
- the rsmH gene encoding 16S rRNA (cytosine(1402)-N(4))-methyltransferase RsmH: MFKHTTVLLKETVDGLSIKENGVYVDCTLGGAGHSEYLVSQLSPEGHLYCFDQDETAINHAKEKLSSYQDRVTFVQSNFRNLKEELEQLGVHSVDGILYDLGVSSPQLDTPERGFSYHHDAPLDMRMDLQGEVTAYDVVNHWSFEDLVRIFYRYGEEKFSKQIARKIEAARDIKAIETTGELVELIKDGIPAPARRKGGHPAKRVFQAIRIAVNDELGAFEDSLEQAIELLHKGGRVSVITFHSLEDRICKTMFKEKASGPDLPPGLPIIPEGYEAELKLVTRKPILPSDDELEENNRARSAKLRIAEKNI, translated from the coding sequence ATGTTTAAACATACAACTGTATTATTAAAAGAAACGGTGGATGGTCTGAGTATTAAAGAAAATGGAGTTTATGTAGATTGTACTCTGGGTGGAGCAGGGCATAGCGAGTATCTTGTGAGCCAGTTATCACCGGAAGGGCATCTATATTGCTTCGATCAGGATGAAACAGCCATCAACCACGCAAAAGAAAAGCTTTCATCCTACCAGGATAGAGTTACATTCGTTCAATCAAACTTCCGAAACCTAAAGGAAGAACTTGAACAACTTGGAGTACATAGTGTGGATGGGATTCTATACGACCTGGGTGTATCATCGCCTCAACTGGATACTCCAGAAAGAGGGTTCAGTTATCACCATGATGCTCCACTCGACATGAGAATGGACTTGCAAGGTGAAGTAACTGCTTATGATGTGGTTAATCATTGGTCGTTTGAAGATTTGGTTCGGATTTTTTATCGATATGGAGAAGAGAAATTCTCAAAGCAAATAGCGAGAAAGATAGAAGCGGCAAGAGATATTAAGGCGATTGAAACAACGGGTGAACTTGTCGAGCTCATTAAGGATGGTATCCCTGCACCTGCAAGACGAAAAGGTGGTCACCCTGCTAAGAGAGTCTTCCAAGCCATACGAATTGCCGTGAATGATGAATTGGGGGCCTTTGAAGATTCACTTGAACAAGCGATAGAGCTTCTTCATAAGGGAGGAAGGGTGAGCGTGATTACATTCCATTCCCTAGAAGACCGCATTTGCAAAACGATGTTCAAGGAGAAGGCATCAGGACCTGATCTGCCTCCGGGATTACCGATTATTCCTGAAGGTTATGAAGCAGAGCTTAAGCTTGTAACGAGAAAACCGATCCTGCCTAGTGATGACGAATTAGAAGAAAATAATCGCGCTAGGTCAGCTAAATTAAGAATCGCAGAAAAAAATATATAA
- the ftsL gene encoding cell division protein FtsL, with protein MSNLARNYEQQKVENQSVQAKPKRLSEERRSVITPGEKILVAIFAAVFCFLAVQIVTTQAAIYDVNKEVQHVESTIEKQEKANNDLKLQVSELSTYERILEKAKELGLNLKEKNVKVVEQ; from the coding sequence TTGAGTAACTTAGCCAGAAATTACGAGCAGCAAAAAGTTGAGAATCAATCCGTTCAAGCCAAACCAAAGCGCTTGAGTGAAGAGAGAAGATCCGTCATCACACCCGGGGAAAAGATCCTTGTCGCGATTTTCGCAGCAGTATTTTGCTTCTTAGCCGTTCAGATTGTGACAACACAGGCTGCCATCTATGATGTGAATAAAGAAGTCCAGCATGTTGAATCAACCATTGAAAAGCAGGAAAAGGCAAATAATGATCTTAAGCTTCAAGTAAGTGAGCTTAGTACGTATGAGCGTATTCTTGAAAAAGCGAAAGAGCTTGGACTTAATTTGAAAGAAAAGAACGTTAAGGTTGTTGAACAATAA
- a CDS encoding penicillin-binding protein: MKKRPSMNIGAAILFGIFGLLFFVLMVRFVTIQVTGEAEGKVLASQAAKKYIKSHILEAHRGTIFDWKGEVIAEDTSAYTLVAILDPSITSDPKKPKHVTDPEKTAKALAPYLDMKESEIYDRLDQDGPYQVEFGSAGRDLTHQMMLEIKEENIPGITFRKEAKRFYPNGSFAPHLIGFAQKSTSDNGDSKTVGKMGVEASFDDVLSGKDGSVEYKSDVWGYLLPNADEHVTSPQDGNDIYLTIDKKVQTFLEEALNEVQKKYKPKKMFAIVSDPKTGEILAMSQRPSFHPDTREGLLDNWTNFIVEETIEPGSTMKAFSLAAAVNEGKFNPNEAYESGKYYVDNVPNPIRDHNGGEGWGTISYLEGVQRSSNVAFANLLDKIGFKKFEGYLNSFGFGEPTGVGLPHEASGSILYHYPIEKYTTIFGQGTTVTPLQMIQAESAIANDGKMMQPYVISKIVDPNTKKVVEETKPKVAGNPITKESAEKVREYLESTVTSENGTGTRFAIEGYSVAGKSGTAQIPDRETGRYMYGKENYLFSFMGMAPADDPQLIVYVGIQQPELEPTEIGSDPVAAVFNPVMQNSLKYLNIKPQEKVSLKKQSLPDTKEMSVEEAKEELKKAGASPVVVGNGSEVQKQLPQAGSAILEGEKVVIKTDGDITIPDMKGWSVRDVFKVANLAGLKINMVGNGYAVSQNIQPGVPVEKEEPLVVNFSTPEEQVQQGENENTEEPPLN, encoded by the coding sequence ATGAAAAAAAGACCAAGCATGAACATAGGGGCAGCCATCCTTTTCGGGATTTTCGGCTTGCTCTTTTTTGTATTAATGGTTCGCTTTGTCACGATTCAGGTTACCGGGGAAGCTGAAGGTAAGGTCCTGGCATCACAAGCGGCAAAAAAATATATAAAAAGTCACATTTTAGAAGCTCACAGGGGAACGATTTTTGACTGGAAAGGTGAAGTCATCGCCGAGGATACTTCAGCCTATACACTCGTGGCCATTTTAGACCCCAGCATCACGAGTGATCCGAAAAAGCCTAAGCATGTGACAGATCCGGAGAAAACAGCAAAGGCTCTGGCTCCATATCTTGATATGAAAGAGAGCGAAATTTATGACCGTCTCGATCAAGATGGGCCGTATCAGGTGGAATTTGGATCTGCTGGTAGGGACCTGACTCATCAAATGATGCTGGAGATTAAAGAAGAAAACATACCTGGGATCACATTCAGAAAAGAAGCGAAACGATTTTATCCCAATGGTTCCTTCGCGCCTCATCTTATTGGTTTTGCGCAAAAGTCCACTTCGGATAACGGTGATTCCAAAACCGTAGGGAAAATGGGTGTGGAAGCAAGCTTTGATGATGTGTTAAGTGGCAAGGACGGTTCAGTGGAATATAAGAGTGATGTATGGGGGTATTTATTACCAAATGCAGATGAGCATGTAACATCACCACAGGATGGAAATGATATTTACTTAACGATTGACAAGAAAGTTCAAACATTCTTAGAAGAAGCCCTGAATGAAGTGCAAAAGAAATATAAACCGAAGAAAATGTTTGCGATCGTATCTGATCCAAAAACGGGAGAGATACTTGCGATGTCTCAAAGACCTTCCTTTCATCCCGACACGAGAGAAGGTCTACTGGATAATTGGACAAACTTCATTGTGGAGGAAACGATTGAGCCGGGTTCAACTATGAAGGCATTTTCATTGGCTGCTGCTGTAAATGAGGGGAAGTTTAATCCGAACGAAGCCTATGAATCTGGTAAATATTATGTTGATAATGTTCCTAATCCTATCCGGGATCATAATGGAGGGGAAGGTTGGGGGACGATTTCTTATTTAGAAGGCGTTCAAAGATCTTCCAATGTGGCATTTGCGAATTTACTGGACAAAATCGGTTTCAAGAAGTTCGAAGGGTATTTAAATAGTTTTGGATTTGGAGAACCAACAGGTGTGGGGTTACCACATGAGGCTTCTGGATCTATCCTTTATCATTACCCGATTGAAAAATACACTACGATCTTTGGACAAGGTACAACCGTTACCCCGCTGCAGATGATTCAAGCGGAATCGGCCATTGCGAACGATGGGAAAATGATGCAGCCCTATGTTATCTCGAAGATAGTAGATCCGAATACGAAGAAAGTGGTTGAAGAAACAAAACCAAAAGTTGCTGGAAACCCAATTACAAAGGAGTCTGCTGAAAAAGTACGTGAATACTTAGAATCAACAGTAACATCTGAGAATGGCACAGGTACCCGCTTTGCCATCGAAGGCTATAGCGTTGCAGGAAAATCAGGTACGGCTCAAATACCAGATCGTGAAACGGGAAGGTATATGTACGGAAAAGAAAATTATCTATTTTCATTCATGGGTATGGCACCTGCTGATGACCCTCAGCTAATTGTCTATGTAGGGATTCAACAACCCGAATTAGAACCTACTGAAATCGGTTCGGATCCCGTAGCGGCTGTGTTCAATCCTGTCATGCAAAATAGCTTGAAATACTTGAATATAAAACCTCAGGAAAAAGTGAGTTTGAAAAAACAGTCTCTACCTGATACGAAAGAAATGAGTGTGGAAGAAGCTAAAGAAGAGTTGAAAAAAGCAGGGGCTTCACCCGTTGTTGTTGGAAACGGATCAGAGGTTCAGAAGCAGCTGCCCCAAGCTGGAAGTGCGATACTTGAAGGGGAAAAAGTTGTGATCAAAACCGATGGAGACATCACGATTCCTGATATGAAGGGATGGTCTGTAAGGGATGTCTTTAAAGTGGCAAATCTTGCTGGACTGAAGATCAATATGGTTGGGAACGGTTATGCCGTCAGTCAAAATATTCAACCGGGAGTACCTGTGGAAAAAGAAGAGCCTCTCGTGGTTAACTTTAGTACCCCGGAAGAACAAGTACAGCAAGGTGAAAATGAGAATACGGAAGAACCACCTCTAAATTAA